One genomic window of Campylobacter sp. MG1 includes the following:
- a CDS encoding lipid-A-disaccharide synthase (catalyzes the formation of lipid A disaccharide from UDP-2,3-diacylglucosamine and 2,3-diacylglucosamine-1-phosphate, lipid A disaccharide is a precursor of lipid A that anchors LPS to the OM), whose product MKLLSIALENSANSHLKHILKKLDNIELYGIYDINLKNEIPILNSNNYCDFTEFNAMGFVQILPLILKAKKAIKNLVQIALNDKIEKILLIDSPAFNIPFAKALRKAGFKGKIIYFILPQVWAWKKGRIKVVESLCDELVGILPFENQYFKKSHYFGNPSNEALKDYFKENSNSKKLIAFLPGSRKSEIKSLMPIFRNLKQDFKDYECVVCVPNFLKDRLDLYEDLSGFTISYDTKATLKECEFAYICSGTASLEAGLIGNAFCLCYKAKMIDYFIAKTLVKIKFIGLCNIIFDKLDLGEFHKEFVQKFDKIELINAFKNANKDDFLKKSKKLRELTKGEIANNLVKLIKE is encoded by the coding sequence ATGAAATTATTAAGCATAGCTTTAGAAAATTCTGCAAATTCTCATCTAAAACATATATTAAAAAAATTAGATAATATAGAATTATACGGGATTTATGATATTAATTTAAAAAATGAAATTCCTATTTTAAATTCTAATAATTATTGTGATTTTACAGAATTTAATGCTATGGGTTTTGTGCAGATTTTGCCACTTATTTTAAAAGCAAAAAAAGCTATAAAAAATTTGGTTCAAATAGCACTTAATGATAAAATTGAAAAGATTTTATTAATTGATTCTCCTGCTTTTAATATACCATTTGCAAAAGCCTTAAGAAAAGCAGGTTTTAAAGGCAAAATTATTTATTTTATCTTGCCACAAGTTTGGGCTTGGAAAAAAGGTAGGATTAAGGTAGTTGAGAGTTTATGTGATGAATTAGTTGGGATTTTGCCTTTTGAAAATCAGTATTTTAAAAAATCTCATTATTTTGGAAATCCAAGCAATGAAGCATTGAAAGATTATTTTAAAGAAAACTCAAATTCTAAAAAATTAATAGCCTTTTTACCAGGTTCAAGAAAAAGCGAAATCAAATCTTTAATGCCGATTTTTAGGAATTTAAAACAAGATTTTAAAGACTATGAATGCGTAGTTTGTGTGCCAAATTTTTTAAAAGATAGATTAGATTTATATGAAGATTTAAGCGGCTTTACTATCTCATATGATACTAAGGCTACCTTAAAAGAATGCGAGTTTGCTTATATTTGTAGCGGGACTGCAAGTCTTGAAGCAGGGCTTATTGGAAATGCTTTTTGTTTATGTTATAAGGCTAAAATGATTGATTATTTCATAGCAAAAACTTTAGTAAAAATCAAATTTATTGGACTTTGTAATATTATTTTTGATAAGCTTGATTTAGGAGAGTTTCATAAAGAATTTGTTCAAAAATTTGATAAAATAGAGTTGATAAACGCATTTAAAAATGCTAATAAAGATGATTTTTTAAAAAAGTCAAAAAAATTAAGAGAGCTAACTAAAGGTGAAATAGCAAATAATTTAGTAAAATTAATTAAGGAGTAA
- the greA gene encoding transcription elongation factor GreA, whose protein sequence is MTKAGHEKLYKELEYLKTIERPNVVKEIDIARSHGDLKENAEYHAAREKQSFLEGRIAELSEILATSQIVNPAEFKHDKVRFGSTVIILDVKTEEEKKLSIVGDYESNLEKGYISLSSPMAKALIGKEEGDECIVKLPNGSATYEILEVFYEELDI, encoded by the coding sequence ATGACAAAAGCTGGGCATGAAAAACTATATAAAGAATTAGAATATTTAAAAACAATAGAACGCCCAAATGTAGTAAAAGAAATTGACATAGCAAGGTCTCACGGAGATTTAAAAGAAAATGCAGAATATCACGCAGCAAGAGAAAAGCAAAGTTTTTTAGAAGGAAGAATTGCTGAACTTAGCGAAATTTTAGCAACTTCACAAATAGTAAATCCTGCTGAATTTAAACATGATAAAGTAAGATTTGGAAGTACTGTAATAATATTAGATGTAAAGACAGAAGAAGAAAAAAAATTAAGCATCGTAGGTGATTATGAAAGTAATTTAGAAAAGGGTTATATAAGTCTTAGTTCTCCTATGGCAAAAGCTTTAATAGGCAAAGAAGAAGGTGATGAATGTATTGTTAAATTACCTAATGGTAGTGCTACTTATGAAATTCTTGAAGTATTTTATGAAGAACTAGACATATAA
- a CDS encoding metallophosphoesterase, with the protein MFKIKNGAIIVADVHFDNHRKEFLYFLDYVKEKQPPQVIMLGDIFNILIGGINKSISDNYEAINKINELAMQCEVIYFEGNHDFNLENIFTNVKIIKKQPLLLEFENKRIAISHGDIFLPTITQIALNLLRFKLTIFILNLLNIIFFNKIYIKICKKQKLKKIYKKINNFEKIVKMRMQKYKKFFNNNIDYIIEGHFHQGEEFNFGDIKYKNLNAFAHDNSFFIVENNNDCFLRKVIFMKDKNGRR; encoded by the coding sequence ATGTTTAAAATAAAAAATGGTGCAATAATTGTTGCTGATGTGCATTTTGATAATCATAGAAAAGAATTTTTATATTTTTTAGACTATGTAAAAGAAAAACAACCTCCACAAGTAATAATGCTTGGTGATATTTTCAATATATTAATAGGAGGAATAAACAAAAGTATTAGTGACAATTATGAAGCCATCAATAAAATTAATGAACTAGCAATGCAATGTGAAGTTATATATTTTGAAGGTAATCATGATTTTAATTTAGAAAATATTTTTACAAATGTAAAAATTATAAAAAAACAGCCTTTATTACTTGAATTTGAAAATAAAAGAATTGCTATTTCACATGGAGATATTTTTTTACCTACTATTACACAAATAGCATTAAATTTATTAAGATTTAAACTTACAATTTTTATATTAAATTTATTAAATATAATATTTTTTAATAAAATATATATAAAAATTTGTAAAAAACAAAAATTAAAAAAAATATATAAAAAAATAAATAATTTTGAAAAAATAGTTAAAATGCGAATGCAAAAATATAAAAAATTCTTTAATAATAATATTGATTATATTATTGAAGGACATTTTCATCAGGGAGAAGAATTTAATTTTGGTGATATAAAATATAAAAATTTAAATGCATTTGCACACGATAATAGTTTTTTTATAGTTGAAAATAACAACGATTGTTTTTTAAGAAAAGTAATATTCATGAAGGATAAAAATGGTAGAAGATAG
- a CDS encoding chemotaxis protein, which produces MVEDRILKANSNELELVDFRIYRQDKDKIYEGIYGVNVAKVKEIIKVPTLTELPGVPKYIEGVFDLRGIVIPVINLAKWMNIIEPKDIVLKHRIIITEFSNIMIGFIVHEAKRIRRISASNIRGSEFSSSSGGLDKSQITGIAKIENDEVLLILDLERIVEELGIYSPKIDIEEKQIQKTSGTAVVLDDSSTARKLVRDALIKMGLKVIEAKDGVDGLNKLNELYDIYKNDISNQIKVIISDVEMPQMDGFHFASRVKEDIRFKGIPIIFNSSLSNEFSNLKSKDVGGDAFLTKFDANVFYKEVSRVIETYIKK; this is translated from the coding sequence ATGGTAGAAGATAGAATTTTAAAAGCAAATTCTAATGAATTAGAATTAGTAGATTTTCGTATTTACAGGCAAGATAAAGATAAAATTTATGAAGGAATTTATGGAGTTAATGTTGCTAAAGTAAAAGAAATTATAAAAGTCCCTACCTTAACTGAATTACCAGGTGTTCCAAAATATATAGAAGGTGTTTTTGATTTAAGAGGTATCGTAATCCCTGTAATAAATTTAGCTAAATGGATGAATATAATTGAACCAAAAGATATAGTATTAAAACATAGGATTATAATCACTGAATTTTCAAACATAATGATAGGTTTTATAGTTCATGAAGCAAAAAGAATTAGAAGAATAAGTGCATCCAATATTAGAGGTTCTGAATTTTCAAGTAGTTCTGGAGGATTAGATAAAAGTCAAATAACAGGGATTGCTAAAATTGAAAATGATGAAGTTTTATTAATTTTAGACCTTGAAAGAATTGTTGAGGAACTTGGAATTTATTCTCCAAAAATAGATATAGAAGAAAAACAAATTCAAAAAACAAGTGGAACAGCCGTTGTATTAGATGATAGTTCAACCGCTAGAAAGCTGGTCCGTGATGCATTAATAAAAATGGGATTAAAAGTCATAGAAGCTAAAGATGGAGTTGATGGACTTAATAAATTAAATGAATTATATGATATATATAAAAATGATATTTCAAATCAAATAAAAGTAATAATTAGTGATGTAGAAATGCCACAAATGGATGGATTTCATTTTGCTTCTAGGGTAAAAGAAGATATTAGATTTAAAGGAATTCCTATAATTTTTAACTCATCTTTAAGTAATGAATTTTCAAATTTAAAAAGTAAAGATGTCGGTGGAGATGCTTTTTTGACAAAATTCGATGCTAATGTATTTTATAAAGAAGTATCAAGAGTTATAGAAACATACATAAAAAAATAA